The DNA sequence TGGTGGCGGGCATTCGCACCCCCCAGCCGATCAACCGCGTCAAGGACAAGGACGGCAAGCTCCCCTCCATGGAGGAGGTTCTGCCCGAATGCTACCGGCAGTTGGCGGATATCCGCAACATCCTGGAAAAGCATTACAAGGACATGCAGGACATCGAATTCACCATCGAGAAGGGCAAGCTCTTCATGCTGCAGACCCGCAACGGCAAGCGCACCGCGCCGGCGGCCATCAAGATCGCCGTGGACATGGTGAAGGAAGGGCTGATCGACGAGAAGGAGGCGGTCCTGCGGGTCCAGCCCTCCCAGCTCGACCAGCTCCTGCACCCTTCCCTCGATCCCGCCGCCGCCAAGCAGATCATCGCCAAGGGGCTGCCGGCCTCGCCGGGCGCCGTTTCCGGCCAGGTGGTCTTCAGCGCCGATGAGGCCGAGGCCGAAGCCAAGGTGGGCAAGAAGGTGATCCTGGTGCGCATCGAGACCAGCCCCGAGGACATCCACGGCATGCACGCCGCCCAGGGCATCCTCACCGCCCGGGGCGGCATGACCTCCCACGCGGCGGTCGTGGCCAGGGGCATGGGGAAATGCTGCGTGGCCGGCTGTGGCGACATCAAGGTGGACTACGCCGGCGAAACCTTTACGGCCCGGGGCGGCGTGGTGGTGAAGAAGGGGGACACGATCACCCTGGACGGCTCCTGCGGTGACGTGATGCTGGGCGCCGTGCCGACGGTCGCCCCGGCCATGACCGGAGACTTCGCCCAATTGATGACCTGGGTCGATACCTACCGCAAGCTCAGGGTCCGCGCCAATGCCGACACCCCCCACGATGCCAAGGTCGCCCGCCAGTTCGGCGCCGCGGGGATCGGCCTGTGCCGCACCGAACATATGTTCTTCGACGCCGAGCGTATCGCGGCCGTCCGGGAGATGATCCTCTCCGAGGAGGTGGAAGGGCGCGAAAGGGCCCTGGCCAAGATCCTGCCCATGCAGAAGGGGGATTTCATCGGTCTCTTCCGCGAGATGAAAGGGCTGCCGGTAACCATCCGTCTGCTGGACCCGCCGCTCCACGAGTTTCTGCCCCAGGAGGAAAAGGACCTGGAGGAGCTGTCAAAGACCATGAAGGTGCCGGTGGGCGCCCTCAGGCACAAGGTGGAGTTCCTGCACGAATTCAACCCGATGCTCGGTCATCGCGGCTGCCGCCTGGGCATCACCTTTCCCGAGATCTACGACATGCAGGTGCGGGCCATCATGGAGGCGGCCTGCGAACTGGTCAAGAACGAGGGATTCACCATCGTCCCGGAGATCATGATCCCCCTGATCGCCACGGTCAAGGAGCTTCAGGTGCTCAAACAGAACGCCGTGGCCATCTGCGACGAGGTCGTCGCCCGGTACGGCGTCACGCTGGAGTACCTGATCGGCACCATGATCGAGTTGCCCCGCGCGGCGCTGACCGCCGACGAGATCGCCGGCGAGGCCGAATTCTTCTCCTTCGGCACCAACGACCTGACCCAGACCACCTTTGGCCTTTCCCGGGACGATGCCGGTAAATTCCTGCCGTTTTACGTGGACCACGGTATCCTGGCG is a window from the Oryzomonas sagensis genome containing:
- the ppdK gene encoding pyruvate, phosphate dikinase; the encoded protein is MTQKYVYFFGNGQAEGRAEMKNLLGGKGANLAEMTSIGLPVPPGFTITTEVCTEFYKNNQVYPESLTATVAENLKRVEALMGRKFGDPKNPLLVSVRSGARASMPGMMDTILNLGLNDTTVQGIIAQSGDERFAYDAYRRFVQMYSDVVMGMEKDILEHLLEQKKEQRGVHQDTELTAADWRELVGAFKLKIREELGKEFPEDPHEQLWGAIGAVFGSWMNPRAITYRKLNSIPAEWGTAVNVQSMVFGNMGDDCATGVAFTRDPSTGENYFFGEFLVNAQGEDVVAGIRTPQPINRVKDKDGKLPSMEEVLPECYRQLADIRNILEKHYKDMQDIEFTIEKGKLFMLQTRNGKRTAPAAIKIAVDMVKEGLIDEKEAVLRVQPSQLDQLLHPSLDPAAAKQIIAKGLPASPGAVSGQVVFSADEAEAEAKVGKKVILVRIETSPEDIHGMHAAQGILTARGGMTSHAAVVARGMGKCCVAGCGDIKVDYAGETFTARGGVVVKKGDTITLDGSCGDVMLGAVPTVAPAMTGDFAQLMTWVDTYRKLRVRANADTPHDAKVARQFGAAGIGLCRTEHMFFDAERIAAVREMILSEEVEGRERALAKILPMQKGDFIGLFREMKGLPVTIRLLDPPLHEFLPQEEKDLEELSKTMKVPVGALRHKVEFLHEFNPMLGHRGCRLGITFPEIYDMQVRAIMEAACELVKNEGFTIVPEIMIPLIATVKELQVLKQNAVAICDEVVARYGVTLEYLIGTMIELPRAALTADEIAGEAEFFSFGTNDLTQTTFGLSRDDAGKFLPFYVDHGILAEDPFVSLDQNGVGQLVKMAVEKGRATRPKIKLGICGEHGGDPSSVIFCHKAGLDYVSCSPFRVPIARLAAAHAALAP